The following DNA comes from Pongo pygmaeus isolate AG05252 chromosome 9, NHGRI_mPonPyg2-v2.0_pri, whole genome shotgun sequence.
AGGAGTatctataaacataaaaaatatcttTCTATGTAAACGAAATGAGGTGTTTGATGAGGGGTGGGTGGAGGCATCACTGGGGAAGAAAGAAGGTATAGGAGCCGTGGAGAGGTTTTAGGAATTTACAAAGCCTGTGACAGTGACAAAATCTAATTATGAAACACTTTGTTGATATTCTCAGCACATGTGCCGGGGGAAGATGGGAGGACAGGGGGCTTGTAATTGTGTAAGATTATGTATGGGTAAATATACAGTGGCAAAATGTATGACAGAATGTAAGTGTAGGTCTGGATATGACTGAGAATGTAAGTATTAAGGGTCTGTGTTTGAGAGAGTATGTGTCTTGGGTCAATATGTGTCTCTAACAGATGTATGTTCACAAAAAAGCAGTCTTTCTTTTGGACAGAAACCTTGACTGATAGTCTCACAAAGTCCACAGTATTAGAATATTATTCACTTATGTAGTATATAAAGTGTTGGAaaactattgaattttttttttttttttgaggagaaagGCTAGTGCGCCTCAGCTATAAGGGGaattttttagtttaaatttgACTTACACATGTTATCCATCATAGTGCAGGAACTCATCTGGTGTTTGCTGAACTGAATTAGGTTTTTAGATGGCAATAAAGAGGTGTTGATCTTACAAATCTAAGAGCCACAGTCATCAGGTAGCTTTAAGAGAAGCAAACAGTTGTCGTGGAGGCAGAGACAGATAATTCACAATGACAGAGCAAGTAGATCCTAAACAATGATGTCCATAAGGTCATATGAGCTATAATCCACCGTGAAAAAGTGTATTCTGTACTTTGTTAACTTGTATGGGTGAACAGTGTATAATGAAGAGTGTAACCAGTCTGGAAGGCTTCCTATAGAAGCTGTGTAAACTACTGGGGGaggtcagaagaaagaaaagattcgCTTCAGGTAGTCTAATAATGTATCTATTTGTATCTGGAACAATCTTGGTTTATGCATGTTGCTACCATTATTACTAATTTTAACCTTTGTTCATTTCAAACGGGTTCTATTTTGGATGACAAATTATATGGTCACTTCATCTTCAGGAGGCAATAATGATAATTAGTTGAAAGTTTGAGAGTTACTCAAGTTTCTCTAACTATCCTTAATCACCCTCTGTCTTTAGGAGCTGAGATTTATGCCATCTGTATCTGCCATGATCATTTTCAACCTGAGCGGTTACAATCCAGGACCCTTCATTGTGATAGGGATCCCAGGCCTGGAGCAATTCCATGTGTGGATTGGAATTCCCTTCTGTATCATCTACATTGTAGCTGTTGTGGGAAACTGCATCCTTCTCTACCTCATTGTGGTGGATCATAGTCTTCATGAACCCatgttcttctttctctccatgcTGGCCATGACTGACCTCATCTTGTCCACAGCTGGTGTGCCTAAAACACTCAGTATCTTTTGGCTAGGGGCTCGCGAAATCACATTCCCAGGATGCCTTACACAAATGTTCTTCCTTCACTATAGCTTTGTCCTGGATTCAGCCATTCTGATGGCCATGGCATTTGATCGCTATGTAGCTATCTGTTCTCCCTTGAGATATGCCACCATCTTAACTCCCAAGACCATCATCAAGAGTGCTATGGGCATCTCCTTTGGAAGTTTCTGCATCATCCTGCCAGATGTATTCTTGCTAACACGCCTGCCTTTCTGCAGGACACGCATCATACCCCACACATACTGTGAGCATATAGGTGTTGCCCAGCTCGCCTGTGCTGATATCTCCATCAACATCTGGTATGGCTTTTGTGTTCCCATCATGACGGTCATCTCAGATGTGATTCTCATTGCTGTTTCCTACGCCCTCATCCTCTGGGCTGTCTTTCGCCTTCCCTCCCAAGATGCCCGCCAGAAAGCCCTCAGCACTTGTGGTTCTCATGTCTGTGTCATCCTCATGTTTTATACACCtgcctttttctccatccttGCCCATCGCTTTGGACACAATGTCTCTCGCACCTTCCACATCATGTTTGCCAATCTCTACATTGTTATCCCACCTGCACTCAACCCCATGGTTTATGGAGTGAAGACCAAACAGATCAGAGATGAGGTTATACTTCTGTTTTCTACTAAGGATACAGGATGATGTTTTACTAGGATAAGTTTATAGTGTACAGAAATGTAGAAAGAGTGAAAAGGCAAATGCTATTTAA
Coding sequences within:
- the LOC129008851 gene encoding olfactory receptor 52H1; this encodes MPSVSAMIIFNLSGYNPGPFIVIGIPGLEQFHVWIGIPFCIIYIVAVVGNCILLYLIVVDHSLHEPMFFFLSMLAMTDLILSTAGVPKTLSIFWLGAREITFPGCLTQMFFLHYSFVLDSAILMAMAFDRYVAICSPLRYATILTPKTIIKSAMGISFGSFCIILPDVFLLTRLPFCRTRIIPHTYCEHIGVAQLACADISINIWYGFCVPIMTVISDVILIAVSYALILWAVFRLPSQDARQKALSTCGSHVCVILMFYTPAFFSILAHRFGHNVSRTFHIMFANLYIVIPPALNPMVYGVKTKQIRDEVILLFSTKDTG